GATGCCTCTATTTTTTAACCATCTTCACGGTTCATTACAAATCAACAAACATACCGAAATTTACACCCAATCTAACAGATCGCAATGCATTATATGAGAACACAATATCACCAAGTTTACTTACCGCTAAGGATGCACATAGAACCGGTTGAATATAGAATTGGTTTATTCGTATTTGATACCCTATATAAAAAGATATATCCGGCGTGAAATCCTCTAGTCTTGTCCAATAGGTCAGTCCCGCGCTGACACCCACCCAAAAACTGTCCAGTAAATAAGGAGGAATTTTTACACCAAACGCGACGGAAAAATGGGATAATTCTCGGTTTATATGAAATATCACCGGGAAAAAGAAAGATACTATCGAATCTGCTCCATACTTTTCATCATACGGGAAATATTCAAAAGTCCCCCCAATATCAAACCCATAGTATTCCAAAGCAGGCGGATAAATCTGATAGGTGTAGTTTCCTCCTAAATCAAAGGAGACCGCAGAAATAGGCTTTAAATTATTCACTATGAAAAAGATATTAAATAATACAAGTAATAGAATAGAACTTTTTACTTTCAGCATATTACAATCCTAAAAACGATTATATACATTCTATCATAGTGTCTGAAAAATATAAACTACCTTGAAGTATTTTTTTCTCAACAAAATTTTCCGCTTTAAGCCAGCCTCTAAGTTTGCCAAAAACACCCTAAAATGTTATATTATTAAACTAAAATATCCAAGGACTGTCAAATGAAGGTCGCTCTCGCTTCCGACCACGCCGCGTTCCTGATGAAGGAACAGGTAAAGATTTATCTCAAGGATCACAGCCACGAGGTCGTGGATTTCGGCACCCACAGTCTCGACAGTATGGACTATCCCGATACAATCGCTCCCGCCGCGCGCGCTGTGGCGGACGGGGAATGCGAACGCGGGGTGGTCATGTGCGGCTCCGGTATCGGCGCGTCGATAGTCGCGAATAAGATTCCCGGGATACGCGCCGCGCTGGTGCTCGACGAGTACTCGGCGGAGTTCTCACGCAGGCATAACGACGCTAATATCATCGTGCTCGCGGGACGCAGACGCCCGATCGAGGATATGACGCGCTATCTCGACATCTGGTTCGAAACCCCTTACGACGGTGGACGTCACGATAAACGGATCGAGAAGATCGCGAAA
Above is a window of Brevinematales bacterium DNA encoding:
- the rpiB gene encoding ribose 5-phosphate isomerase B, with product MKVALASDHAAFLMKEQVKIYLKDHSHEVVDFGTHSLDSMDYPDTIAPAARAVADGECERGVVMCGSGIGASIVANKIPGIRAALVLDEYSAEFSRRHNDANIIVLAGRRRPIEDMTRYLDIWFETPYDGGRHDKRIEKIAKLEAENMTSAKGAK